A stretch of Paludisphaera borealis DNA encodes these proteins:
- a CDS encoding hydantoinase/oxoprolinase family protein, translating to MNDSKNATWLGIDVGGANLKAAHSDGQARTSPFAVWKEPKRLAEAIAELTALFPPFDRVAATMTAELCDCYATKREGVLAIVDAVSRAVPGREPIYWGTDGRFHDVDAVRSRPLIAAASNWVALAAVSARLVDGRSAILIDVGSTTTDLIPVADGLVAARGRTDTERLQTGELVYAGVGRTPVCALAAELPFQGKPTGLAAELFATTRDVYLMLGDHAPVPDDRGTADGRPAVPEFARDRLARMVGADRDGCSEADARGLATAADRVLLDRLVQSARRACEATIGGPKVALVSGSGEFLARRVASELVGPSGEVVAMGDLWGAAASDAACAHALVVLARELLENQDASAG from the coding sequence ATGAACGACTCGAAGAATGCAACCTGGCTGGGGATCGACGTCGGCGGGGCCAATCTGAAAGCCGCGCACAGCGACGGTCAGGCGCGCACGTCGCCGTTCGCCGTCTGGAAGGAGCCGAAGCGACTGGCCGAGGCGATCGCCGAGTTGACGGCCCTTTTCCCGCCGTTCGACCGCGTCGCGGCGACGATGACCGCCGAGCTTTGCGACTGCTACGCCACCAAGCGCGAGGGCGTTCTCGCCATCGTCGACGCGGTGTCGCGGGCGGTTCCTGGTCGTGAGCCGATCTACTGGGGGACCGACGGTCGGTTCCACGACGTCGACGCCGTGCGAAGCCGGCCGCTGATCGCCGCGGCGTCGAACTGGGTCGCCCTGGCAGCCGTCTCGGCCCGGCTGGTCGACGGGCGGAGCGCGATCCTGATTGACGTCGGCAGCACGACGACCGACCTGATCCCCGTCGCCGACGGCCTGGTCGCGGCGCGTGGCCGGACGGACACGGAACGGCTCCAGACCGGCGAGCTGGTTTACGCCGGGGTCGGTCGAACGCCTGTCTGCGCCCTGGCGGCCGAGCTGCCGTTTCAGGGGAAGCCGACGGGGCTGGCGGCCGAGCTGTTCGCGACGACCCGCGACGTCTACCTGATGCTCGGCGACCACGCGCCCGTTCCCGACGACCGGGGGACGGCCGACGGTCGGCCTGCCGTCCCCGAATTCGCCCGCGACCGGCTCGCCCGGATGGTCGGCGCCGATCGCGACGGCTGCTCCGAGGCCGACGCCCGGGGGCTCGCAACGGCCGCCGACCGGGTCTTGCTCGACCGGCTGGTTCAGTCCGCCCGGCGCGCCTGCGAGGCGACGATCGGCGGGCCGAAGGTCGCCCTGGTCAGCGGCTCGGGCGAGTTCCTGGCCCGCCGCGTCGCGTCCGAGCTGGTCGGGCCGTCCGGCGAAGTCGTCGCGATGGGCGACCTCTGGGGCGCCGCCGCCTCCGACGCCGCGTGCGCCCATGCGCTGGTGGTCCTGGCCCGCGAGCTTTTGGAGAACCAGGATGCGAGCGCCGGATGA
- a CDS encoding sugar phosphate isomerase/epimerase family protein: MKLGLYSITYMGLWYRGEALTLPQLIARAKEYGYDGIEIDGKRPHGNPLDWSTSRCRDLRARADGEGIDIYAVAANNDFSNPVPEVREAQICYLRDLIRMTADFGAPTLRVFLAWWGITRHPQLATYDIAEGYWPIVHEKFSTDEIWGWCREALVECARYAADAGVTLALQNHKPLINDHNDLLRMVREVDSPSLKLCLDAPLMPDRSTEGIFEGAKAVGPLQVLTHFGGEFERLADGSIRGFERNDGVVGEETNRYYGDFARAMDEIGYIGYTGYELCHQLPVVDGRTVGVEYADEQARLAAEFMRERIASVTPAAALSGR, from the coding sequence ATGAAACTGGGACTTTACAGCATCACGTACATGGGCCTCTGGTATCGCGGCGAGGCGCTCACGCTGCCTCAGTTGATCGCCAGGGCCAAGGAATACGGCTACGACGGGATCGAGATCGACGGCAAGCGCCCGCACGGCAACCCGCTCGACTGGTCGACGAGCCGCTGCCGCGACCTCCGCGCCCGGGCCGACGGCGAGGGGATCGACATCTACGCGGTCGCCGCCAACAACGACTTCAGCAACCCCGTGCCCGAGGTCCGCGAGGCGCAGATCTGCTACCTCCGCGACCTGATCCGCATGACGGCCGACTTCGGCGCGCCCACGCTCCGGGTCTTCCTCGCCTGGTGGGGCATCACCCGCCACCCGCAGCTCGCGACCTACGACATCGCCGAGGGCTACTGGCCGATCGTCCACGAAAAGTTCTCGACCGACGAGATCTGGGGATGGTGCCGCGAAGCCCTCGTCGAGTGCGCCCGCTACGCCGCCGACGCCGGCGTGACGCTCGCCCTCCAGAACCACAAGCCGCTGATCAACGATCACAACGACCTCCTGCGGATGGTCCGCGAGGTCGACTCGCCGAGCCTCAAGCTCTGCCTCGACGCCCCCCTCATGCCCGACCGCAGCACGGAAGGCATCTTCGAAGGGGCGAAAGCCGTCGGGCCGCTCCAGGTTTTGACCCACTTCGGCGGCGAGTTCGAGCGGCTGGCGGATGGCTCGATCCGCGGCTTCGAGCGCAACGACGGCGTCGTCGGCGAGGAGACCAACCGCTACTACGGCGACTTCGCCCGCGCCATGGACGAGATCGGCTACATCGGCTACACCGGTTACGAACTCTGTCACCAGCTCCCCGTCGTCGACGGCCGCACGGTCGGCGTCGAGTACGCCGACGAGCAAGCCCGCCTCGCCGCCGAGTTCATGCGCGAACGGATCGCCTCCGTGACGCCGGCTGCCGCGCTCAGCGGCCGTTGA
- a CDS encoding ThuA domain-containing protein — protein MRMNATRAILAVVLSSALAGTASAQEPKKRLLVVGQSKGYQHEAISTAMVALYNLGRGNGLWDTTFRTDCGAITKKPLKYEAKNLDHYDALVFFTDGNLDMDDEQKAALLSFVRDDGKGFIGVHSAAITFTSWPEYGAMLGGVFDGHPWGQFDAPLIVEAPDFPGLGRLPRSFTLKDEIYQIKNFARNDVRVLMRLDRDKLDLSKKGVHAKDNDFAVVWARNYGKGRVLYNGLGHREEAWNRPDLQEMWVESVKWSLGMVPGDVQPRAKP, from the coding sequence ATGAGAATGAACGCGACGCGAGCGATCCTGGCCGTCGTCCTGTCCTCCGCTCTAGCCGGTACGGCCTCGGCCCAGGAGCCCAAGAAGCGGCTCCTGGTCGTCGGCCAGAGCAAGGGGTATCAGCACGAGGCGATCTCGACGGCGATGGTCGCGCTCTACAACCTCGGACGCGGGAACGGCCTGTGGGACACGACGTTCCGCACCGACTGCGGCGCGATCACCAAGAAGCCGCTGAAGTACGAGGCCAAGAACCTCGACCACTACGACGCTCTGGTCTTCTTCACCGACGGCAACCTTGACATGGACGACGAGCAGAAGGCCGCCTTGCTGTCGTTCGTCCGCGACGACGGCAAGGGGTTCATCGGCGTCCACAGCGCGGCGATCACGTTCACGTCGTGGCCGGAATACGGCGCGATGCTCGGCGGCGTGTTCGACGGCCACCCCTGGGGCCAGTTCGACGCTCCCCTGATCGTCGAGGCACCGGATTTCCCCGGCCTCGGCCGCCTGCCCCGGAGCTTCACCCTCAAGGACGAGATCTACCAGATCAAGAACTTCGCGAGGAACGACGTCCGCGTCTTGATGCGCCTCGACCGCGACAAGCTCGACCTCTCGAAGAAGGGCGTCCACGCCAAGGACAATGATTTCGCCGTCGTCTGGGCGCGGAACTACGGCAAGGGCCGCGTGCTTTACAACGGCCTCGGCCATCGCGAGGAAGCCTGGAACCGCCCCGACCTTCAGGAGATGTGGGTCGAGTCGGTCAAGTGGTCGCTCGGCATGGTCCCCGGCGACGTCCAGCCGAGAGCCAAGCCGTAG
- a CDS encoding bifunctional 5,10-methylenetetrahydrofolate dehydrogenase/5,10-methenyltetrahydrofolate cyclohydrolase: MAAAILDGKGLAERIREQLAMETLEFRVKTGIVPGLSVVLVGDDPASRVYVRNKQNAVGAAGMHGDVIRRPVETTQAELLSLIDELNADSSVHGILVQLPLPKHIDSRLVIERIDPLKDVDGFHSSNFGLLAQGNPRFVPCTPLGIVELLKDAEVETRGAHAVVLGRSQVVGKPIALLLLQKGKGADATVTVCHTGTKDPAAFAREADILIAAMGQPERVTADWIKPGAVVIDVGIHRKADGKLCGDVDFASVSQVASRITPVPGGVGPMTVAMLLSNTLHAARLAAGVVGSQEQG; the protein is encoded by the coding sequence TTGGCTGCTGCGATTCTGGATGGAAAAGGCCTGGCGGAGCGGATTCGCGAACAGTTGGCCATGGAGACGCTGGAGTTCCGGGTCAAGACGGGGATCGTCCCGGGGCTGTCGGTCGTGCTGGTCGGCGACGACCCGGCGAGCCGGGTCTACGTTCGCAACAAGCAGAACGCCGTCGGCGCGGCCGGAATGCATGGCGACGTCATCCGGCGCCCGGTCGAGACCACCCAGGCCGAACTGCTTTCGCTGATCGACGAGCTGAACGCCGACTCCTCCGTTCACGGAATCCTGGTTCAGCTTCCGCTCCCCAAGCACATCGATTCCCGGCTCGTGATCGAGCGGATCGACCCCCTCAAGGACGTCGACGGCTTCCATTCATCCAATTTCGGGCTGCTCGCGCAGGGGAACCCTCGGTTCGTCCCTTGCACGCCGCTGGGGATCGTTGAGCTGCTCAAGGACGCGGAAGTCGAGACCCGAGGCGCGCACGCCGTCGTGCTTGGGCGGTCGCAGGTTGTGGGCAAGCCGATCGCGCTCTTGCTGCTCCAGAAGGGGAAGGGGGCCGACGCGACGGTCACGGTCTGCCACACCGGCACCAAGGACCCCGCAGCCTTCGCCCGCGAGGCCGACATCCTGATCGCCGCAATGGGCCAGCCCGAGCGGGTCACGGCCGACTGGATCAAGCCGGGGGCGGTCGTGATCGACGTCGGCATCCACCGCAAGGCCGACGGCAAGCTCTGCGGCGACGTCGATTTCGCCAGCGTCTCCCAGGTCGCCTCGCGGATCACGCCGGTCCCCGGCGGCGTCGGGCCGATGACGGTCGCCATGCTGTTGAGCAACACCCTGCACGCGGCGCGGCTCGCCGCCGGGGTCGTCGGCTCCCAAGAACAAGGATGA
- a CDS encoding ATP-grasp domain-containing protein, whose protein sequence is MTLPSPLTILIHEYVTGGGMAGEPLPESWAAEGRAMRRTLAADIAKVDAATRVVVSLDQRFAPDDGPWTTVSIEPGSYLDRLRDLARRADYTVLVAPETTGVLERLTVEIEEAGGRVLGSTSEAVALTADKSALARWFERNEIPTPRSRIIDPRDGLPADWPYYPAVLKPVDGAGSVDTFRIAGPSSLPDAARSLASALLQPLAPGVAMSAVFLVSSQGEARLIATGRQRMTVEDGRFVYEGGTIPVECPDAWPVLRNAVASVAGLRGFVGVDFLWDADRREATVLEINPRATTSCVGLCRLLPPGLLARVWLAGFADATGWDDAIDRITRAIASGPRVRFDAAGTVSEEDSE, encoded by the coding sequence ATGACCCTGCCCAGCCCCTTGACCATTCTTATCCATGAATACGTGACCGGCGGCGGCATGGCCGGCGAGCCCTTGCCTGAGTCGTGGGCCGCCGAAGGCCGCGCCATGCGCCGGACGCTCGCGGCCGATATCGCGAAGGTCGACGCCGCGACCCGCGTGGTCGTTTCCCTCGACCAGCGATTCGCCCCCGACGACGGCCCCTGGACCACCGTCTCCATCGAACCGGGCTCATACCTGGATCGGCTCCGAGACCTCGCGCGTCGGGCCGATTATACCGTGCTCGTCGCTCCCGAGACGACGGGCGTTCTCGAACGGCTGACCGTTGAGATCGAGGAGGCCGGCGGCCGCGTGCTGGGCTCGACGTCCGAAGCCGTGGCCCTCACGGCCGACAAGTCGGCCCTGGCCCGGTGGTTCGAGCGGAATGAGATCCCGACGCCCCGTTCTCGGATCATTGACCCGCGCGACGGCCTGCCCGCCGACTGGCCGTATTATCCGGCCGTGCTCAAGCCGGTCGACGGCGCCGGATCGGTCGACACGTTCCGCATCGCCGGGCCGTCGAGCCTGCCGGACGCCGCTCGCTCGCTGGCGTCGGCGCTGCTGCAGCCGCTCGCGCCGGGCGTGGCGATGAGCGCGGTGTTTCTCGTCTCGTCACAAGGCGAGGCCCGGCTGATCGCGACCGGGAGGCAGCGGATGACGGTCGAGGACGGCCGTTTCGTCTACGAAGGGGGGACGATCCCCGTGGAGTGTCCGGACGCCTGGCCCGTGCTGCGTAATGCCGTGGCGTCGGTCGCGGGGCTGCGGGGGTTCGTCGGCGTCGATTTCCTCTGGGACGCGGATCGTCGCGAGGCGACCGTGCTGGAGATCAACCCGCGCGCCACGACGTCGTGCGTCGGGCTTTGCCGGCTCTTGCCGCCGGGCTTGCTCGCCCGCGTCTGGCTGGCGGGCTTCGCCGACGCGACGGGATGGGACGACGCGATCGACCGGATCACGCGCGCGATCGCGTCCGGTCCGCGCGTCCGGTTCGACGCCGCTGGAACGGTCTCGGAGGAGGACTCGGAATGA
- a CDS encoding AraC family transcriptional regulator — MRRHQQFLQLAELFDCVEDVVVWVKDRDGRYCWVNRAFLINYSLDEHDDRTSDDVIGKTDYDLSPDFLADQFRLDDESVLGGKRIVDRIEQVVQPDGQAVWSVTNKIPLVDDRGDVVGTAGITRKLVSPDQAIAPGSEFGPVLAHLRDHYHTTITNGRLARLAHMSVRAFERKFQAVFHLTPQKYLRKLRMRMASRALVSTGQTLAEVAAGCGFSDQSHFTREFRRHFGRTPRAYREHYARGDRADSAGPVPKTAADAQEATRPSPLSFSPGETSDGIVTL; from the coding sequence ATGAGACGACACCAGCAGTTCTTGCAACTGGCCGAGCTGTTCGACTGCGTTGAGGACGTGGTGGTCTGGGTCAAGGATCGCGACGGGCGGTACTGTTGGGTCAACCGGGCGTTTCTGATCAACTATTCGCTCGACGAGCATGACGACCGGACGAGCGACGACGTGATCGGCAAGACCGACTACGACTTATCGCCCGACTTCCTCGCCGATCAGTTCCGCCTCGACGACGAGTCGGTTCTGGGCGGGAAGCGGATCGTCGATCGGATCGAGCAAGTCGTCCAGCCCGACGGCCAGGCGGTCTGGAGCGTCACGAACAAGATTCCGCTCGTCGACGATCGGGGCGACGTCGTCGGCACCGCGGGGATCACGCGGAAGCTCGTCTCGCCCGACCAGGCGATCGCGCCGGGGTCGGAGTTCGGGCCGGTCCTCGCTCATCTGCGCGATCATTACCACACGACGATCACCAACGGCCGCCTGGCGCGGCTGGCGCACATGTCGGTGCGGGCGTTCGAGCGCAAGTTCCAGGCCGTCTTCCACCTGACGCCGCAGAAGTACCTCCGCAAGCTGAGAATGCGGATGGCCAGCCGGGCGCTCGTCTCGACCGGCCAGACGCTCGCCGAGGTCGCGGCGGGCTGCGGGTTCTCGGATCAGAGCCATTTCACGCGCGAATTCCGCCGTCATTTCGGCCGCACCCCGCGCGCCTACCGCGAGCATTACGCCCGAGGCGATCGAGCGGACTCCGCCGGTCCTGTTCCAAAAACCGCCGCGGACGCACAAGAAGCAACCCGGCCGTCGCCGTTATCGTTCAGTCCGGGCGAGACGAGCGACGGGATCGTCACCCTGTAG
- a CDS encoding ThuA domain-containing protein has protein sequence MISRQDPCTKRLALAVGILFLALSATTASAAEEPRPIRALIVTGGHFHDAAFYGLFTDCEGLGETPVETSDVYKKDLRGKYDVIVMYDFTRDLDDASRKNLRDYVESGGGVVILHHALLDFQTWTWWSENVAGGRYRLQREGQSPSSSVKDDQQIHVKAAGPHPVLEGVGPFHIQDEAYKNLWMSDRIKPLLTTDNPTSDVNLAWVGPCETARVVAIQLGHGRTAFRHPSYRTLVHNAVRWAAGKTR, from the coding sequence ATGATCTCGCGGCAAGATCCGTGCACGAAGCGTCTCGCCCTGGCCGTCGGCATCCTATTCCTGGCGCTGTCGGCCACGACGGCTTCGGCGGCCGAGGAGCCCCGCCCGATCCGCGCGCTGATCGTCACCGGCGGCCATTTCCACGACGCGGCCTTCTACGGGCTGTTCACCGACTGCGAAGGGCTCGGCGAAACTCCGGTCGAGACCAGCGACGTCTACAAGAAAGACCTGCGCGGCAAGTACGACGTGATCGTCATGTACGACTTCACCCGCGACCTCGACGACGCCTCGAGGAAGAACCTCCGCGACTACGTCGAGAGCGGCGGGGGCGTCGTGATCCTCCACCACGCGCTGCTCGACTTTCAGACCTGGACCTGGTGGTCCGAGAACGTGGCGGGCGGGCGGTATCGCTTGCAGCGCGAGGGCCAGAGCCCGTCGTCAAGCGTCAAGGACGACCAGCAGATCCACGTCAAGGCCGCCGGCCCGCATCCGGTCCTCGAAGGGGTCGGCCCGTTCCACATCCAGGACGAGGCGTACAAGAATCTGTGGATGTCGGACCGGATCAAGCCGCTGCTGACGACCGACAACCCCACGAGCGACGTCAACCTCGCCTGGGTCGGGCCCTGCGAGACCGCCCGGGTGGTGGCGATCCAGCTCGGTCACGGCCGGACGGCCTTCCGTCACCCCTCGTATCGAACCCTCGTCCACAACGCCGTCCGATGGGCGGCCGGCAAGACCAGGTGA
- a CDS encoding 3-keto-disaccharide hydrolase has translation MSKSRLVLISGPAALLVATSLAWAAGRSDADGFTPLFNGKDFTGWTVPQGDGGHWKVVDGMIDYDAQSESKGDKNLWTDREYGDFVLKLDWRLKEAPFINKNVPYILPDGTHAKDVHGKELKLALPDADSGVFLRGDGHYQINMWCWPIGSGEIYSVRMDPKTSPEVRAAVTPSHQADKPVGEWNHFEITVKGKTVKVDLNGKTVLAGATIPDMPDKGRLALQHHGGKNAAGEWAGPPSLVQFKNIAIRELK, from the coding sequence ATGTCGAAATCGCGTCTCGTGCTGATCTCCGGTCCCGCCGCCCTGCTGGTCGCGACCTCACTCGCCTGGGCCGCCGGCCGGTCCGACGCCGACGGATTCACGCCGCTGTTCAACGGCAAGGACTTCACCGGCTGGACGGTCCCCCAGGGCGACGGCGGCCACTGGAAGGTCGTCGACGGGATGATCGATTACGACGCCCAGAGCGAGTCCAAGGGGGATAAGAACCTCTGGACCGACCGCGAGTACGGCGACTTCGTGCTCAAGCTCGACTGGCGGCTCAAGGAAGCGCCTTTCATCAACAAGAACGTCCCCTACATCCTCCCCGACGGCACCCACGCGAAGGACGTCCACGGCAAGGAATTGAAACTGGCGCTGCCCGACGCCGACTCCGGCGTCTTCCTCCGGGGCGACGGCCATTACCAGATCAACATGTGGTGCTGGCCGATCGGGTCGGGCGAGATTTACAGCGTTCGGATGGACCCCAAGACCTCCCCCGAAGTCCGCGCCGCGGTCACGCCCAGCCACCAGGCCGACAAGCCGGTCGGCGAGTGGAACCACTTCGAGATCACCGTGAAGGGGAAGACGGTCAAGGTCGACCTCAACGGCAAGACGGTCCTCGCCGGCGCGACCATCCCCGACATGCCCGACAAGGGTCGGCTCGCGCTCCAGCACCACGGCGGCAAGAACGCGGCCGGCGAGTGGGCCGGGCCGCCGAGCCTCGTCCAGTTCAAGAACATCGCGATCAGAGAGCTGAAGTGA